Proteins from a genomic interval of Haliaeetus albicilla chromosome 13, bHalAlb1.1, whole genome shotgun sequence:
- the LOC138688791 gene encoding uncharacterized protein: MGQANCCCGSREALTDAEAVLSADVRLTRGRKRSERRLLLLQEEVVIAKLQRGTTLRPQLRLALDQLWVLSGGKEAAGEEKEEEEGGDEDILILVWPTGSCVVAFGSQALKELWVGTLLGTPGGAKQARVTHLPSLKPLEKQLSRRHAWRTFSTGSLERLIEGQAEVRTAAFRPPLAVPACAASGETLWGGSHGATRGVERVGEPPGMPAHPHWWHWGESCHAGQRAPEGRGSQLCCAQAAGAGWQLAGGPFCCGDAL, from the exons atgggccaggccaactgctgctgcggctccag ggaggctctcaccgacgccgagGCGGTGCTGAGCGCAGAtgtgcggctgacccggggccgcaagaggagtgagagacgccttctcctcctccaggaggaagtggtgatcgccaagttgca acgcggcaccacgctgcgcccacagctccgcctggccctggaccagctgtgggtgctgagcggcggaaaggaggcagcgggggaggaaaaagaggaggaggaaggcggggACGAGGACATCCTCATCCTCGTCTGGCCCACCGGCTCATGCGTTGTCGCCTTCGG ctcccaggcgctgaaggagctgtgggtgggcactCTGCTGGG gacaccaggaggagcaaagCAAGCCCGGGTGACCCATCTCCCCTCCCTCAAACccctggagaagcagctgagccGCCGCCATGCT tggaggacattcagcaccgggagcctggagaggctgatcGAGGGCCAGGCAGAGGTGAGAACGGCTGCCTTTCGCccacctctggctgtgccggcatGTGCGGCAAGTGGGGAGACCTTGTGGGGAGGGTCTCatggtgccactcggggagtggagagggttggggagccaccagGAATGCCAGCACATCCTcactggtggcactggggggAATCCTGCCATGCAGGGCAGAGAGCCCcagagggcagagggtcccagctctgctgcgctcaggctgctggtgccgggTGGCAGCTTGCCggtggccctttctgctgcggGGATGCTCTCTAA